Part of the Streptomyces sp. HSG2 genome, CACACCTTCGAACTCGCGAGCGGTGTCGGCGAAGGCCTCCGCGAACACCCGCTCGACTCTCTCGTCGACCTCCCTGACCACCCGGAGCAGATCGGCGCGCGTCTTCTTCAGATCGTCCAGCTGTTCCCCGAGGAATCGGTGTCGTTCCTCCAGGGCGGCGAACTCCTCCAGAGCGAGCGGGTTGACCTTGCCCAACCGCTGGTACGCGCGCTCGGCCGCCCTCAGACGCTCTTCCTGCTCCGCTCGGACGAAGGGCCGAGAGGCGTCCGCGCCGTGCTCGGCGGTGCTCCCTCGGTCGTCGGAGCCCTCGGACGCCGGGGCCGGGACGGGCTGCCCGGGACCGTAGTCGGCCACCAGGGAGTCCGGCTCGACGCCCATCTCCTCCAGCGCCTTGGTCTCCAACTGGGCGACGCGCAGTCGCTTCTCGGCTCCGAGGACCTCTCCCCGGTGCACCGAGTCGGTCAGACTGTCCAGTTCGGCCCGCGCTTGCCGGGCCGCCGTCCGCGCCGCCACCAACTCCCGCTCGGCATCGGCCTCCGCCTCCTCGGCCGCGACCCGTTCGGCATCGGCACGATCGGCCGACGCCTGGGCGCACACGAGCAGACGCCGGGCCCCCTCGGTGACCGCCTCGGCTACCGCCGCCTCCGCCCGCAGGCGAGCCCGCCGCCCCTCGGCACGCGCGCGGACCTCTCGCTCCCCGCGGGCCGCCCGGTCTAGGGCGTCGGCCCGACCGGCGAGGGCCTTGGCCCTCTCCTCGTGCGTCCGGAGCTGGAGACGTGCCTCCATCTCGACATGTCGGGCATCGGCGCCGGCGGCGGCCAGTCGCTCGCGTCGCGAGGTGTCGGGCTCCTCCTCCGTCGGGAGCTCCTCCGCGACGGCGAGTCGCTCGGCGAGTTCCTCGGCCTCCTGTCGCGCACGTTCAAGATCCCGCCGCGCGCGATCGGCGGCCCCCCGCGCGCGATCGGACTCGTCGTCGGCACCCCTGACCTGTCCGGCCAGGCGGGCCAGCCGTTGGTCCGCGGCGGCTCTCTCCCGGTCCGCGACCCGAATCCGCTCGCCCAGCTCCGCCACGCTCGTGGCACGCTCCCGAAAGCTCCTCTCGGCAGCGGTCCGCGCGTCGGCCAGGCCCTCGCGACGCGCGGCCAACTCGACCAACTCGGCGTCCGTCTCCTCCAGACACGCCCGCAACTCCAACAGGCCGGGTTCCCGGGCGGCTCCACCGCGCGCGAGGAGTGACCCGAGAACGTCGCCCTCGGAGGTGACAGCGGTCAACGCCGGCCGGGCCCGGACCACCTCCTCGGCCTCCGCCAGGGTGTCGACCACCACCGTGCGGCCGAGCAGTCGGCGCACGGCGGGCATCAGTTCGACCGGACCGCGCACCAGATCGGCGGCGGAGCGGAGCCCGGCCGGGACGACCACCGCGGGAGCGTCGTCCACGGCCTCGCCCGCCAGCAGCAGAACCACCCGGCCGGCGTCGTCCTTGCGCAGCGCCCGGAGAGCGTCGACGGCGGGACCCAGACCCCGGACGGCCACGGCTTCGGCCGCCGCGTCCAAGGCGGCGGCGAGCGACGTCTCGTGACCGGGCTCCACACGCAGCAGGTCGGCGACGGGCCCGAGTACGCCCGTGAGCCGATCCCCGGCACTCAGCAGTGCCGGGGTCCCGTCCTGCCGACGCAGCGCCAGGGAAAGGGCCTCATGCCTCGCCCGCGCCGCGGCGTGGCGGCGCTCGGCCTCCGTTCCGGCCTCACGGGCGGACTCCAGCGACCGGCGCGCGGCGTCCAGTCGTTCCTCGGCCGCCTCCCGCGAGGCGGCGAGCCCGGCGTGCTCGGCATCGAGAGCGGCGACCCGGACGCGCCACTCCTCGTGTTCGGCACGGGCCGCCGCCGCACGGGCGTGGCCCTCGTCTCGGGTGGCGGCCAACCGTTCGACCTCGGCTCCGGCCGCCGCCGCCCGGGATCGGGCCGCGGCCACCTGGCCCTCCAGGCGGGCCAGGCCCTCGCGGCGATCGGCGTCGGCACGGGCCGCGTCCTTGAGTCGGCGCTCCTCCCCGGCGAGTTCTTCCTCCAGTTCGGCGCGGTGGGAGACGGCGTCGCCCAGCGCCCTGCGAGCGGCCTCCAGTGCCGTCTGCGACTCCACCTCCCGCTCGCGGATCCGGGCGGCCTCCGCTTCCAGGTCCTCCGGGTCGCGTCCCCGGCGCTCCTCCGGTGGCTCGGCCGAGGCACGGTCGAACCGGGCCTCGGCGAGCGAGACGGTGCCGCGCACCCGCTCGGCGAGGCGGGAGAGCTCGTGCCAGTGGAGCTGTGACTGACGCGACCGCGGACCGAGTTCTCGAACCTCGGCCTCCCAGCGTTCCTCCCGGTGCCGCGCCTCGGCCAGTGCCCGTTCGGCGGCGTTCTTCCTCTCCTTCAGGGCGGCCTCGTCGGCGATCTCGGCCCGCAGGGCCTCGCGGAGCCGGACGAGGTCGTCGGCCAGCAGCCGCAGTCGGGCGTCGCGCAGATCGGCTTGGATCGTGGCGGCGCGGCGGGCCACCGCCGCCTGCCTTCCCAGCGGCTTGAGTCGTCGCCGGAGTTCTTCCGTGAGGTCGCGTACGCGTGCGAGGTTGGCCTGCATCGCGTCCAGCTTCCGCAGCGCCTTCTCCTTGCGCTTGCGGTGCTTGAGGACGCCTGCCGCCTCTTCGATGAAGGCCCGACGGCCCATGGGGTCGGCCCGCAGGACGGAGTCCAGCCGGCCCTGGCCGACGATCACGTGCATCTCGCGGCCGATGCCGGAGTCGGAGAGCAGTTCCTGGACGTCGAGGAGGCGGCAGGTGTCGCCGTTGATCTGGTACTCGCTGCCCCCGTTGCGGAACATGACCCGGGTGATGGTGACCTCGGCGTACTCGATGGGCAGGGCTCCGTCGGCGTTGTCGATGGTCAGCGACACCTCGGCACGCCCGAGCGGGGGGCGATCGGCCGTCCCGGCGAAGACGACGTCCTCCATCTTGCCGCCGCGCAGCGACTTCGCGCCCTGCTCGCCCATCACCCAGTTCAGGGCGTCCACGACGTTGGACTTGCCTGATCCGTTCGGGCCTACGACGCAGGTGATCCCGGGCTCGAAGCGGAGCGTGGTCGCCGAGGCGAACGACTTGAACCCACGGAGGGTCAGGGCCTTCAGGTGCACGCCGTCGGACTCTACCGGCCCGGATCGGCTCCCTCCACGACCCTTCGGATCCTCGCGGTTTCACCGGTGAACGGGTCGGGCACATCAGACGTTAGAGAAGGCGAGGAGGGGGATACGCCCGAAGGGGTCGAGACGGTCTGCGGCTCGACATGGGACAGGGACGCCTGGGGCGTCCCTGACAACGAGGCGATGGAGCAGGACAGAATGGACCGATCACAGCCCGCCGCCTTTTCTGCGCGGAGCGGTGATCAGGTCAGCGCGGGCTCCGCCTGGTGTGCGTCAA contains:
- the smc gene encoding chromosome segregation protein SMC, translating into MHLKALTLRGFKSFASATTLRFEPGITCVVGPNGSGKSNVVDALNWVMGEQGAKSLRGGKMEDVVFAGTADRPPLGRAEVSLTIDNADGALPIEYAEVTITRVMFRNGGSEYQINGDTCRLLDVQELLSDSGIGREMHVIVGQGRLDSVLRADPMGRRAFIEEAAGVLKHRKRKEKALRKLDAMQANLARVRDLTEELRRRLKPLGRQAAVARRAATIQADLRDARLRLLADDLVRLREALRAEIADEAALKERKNAAERALAEARHREERWEAEVRELGPRSRQSQLHWHELSRLAERVRGTVSLAEARFDRASAEPPEERRGRDPEDLEAEAARIREREVESQTALEAARRALGDAVSHRAELEEELAGEERRLKDAARADADRREGLARLEGQVAAARSRAAAAGAEVERLAATRDEGHARAAAARAEHEEWRVRVAALDAEHAGLAASREAAEERLDAARRSLESAREAGTEAERRHAAARARHEALSLALRRQDGTPALLSAGDRLTGVLGPVADLLRVEPGHETSLAAALDAAAEAVAVRGLGPAVDALRALRKDDAGRVVLLLAGEAVDDAPAVVVPAGLRSAADLVRGPVELMPAVRRLLGRTVVVDTLAEAEEVVRARPALTAVTSEGDVLGSLLARGGAAREPGLLELRACLEETDAELVELAARREGLADARTAAERSFRERATSVAELGERIRVADRERAAADQRLARLAGQVRGADDESDRARGAADRARRDLERARQEAEELAERLAVAEELPTEEEPDTSRRERLAAAGADARHVEMEARLQLRTHEERAKALAGRADALDRAARGEREVRARAEGRRARLRAEAAVAEAVTEGARRLLVCAQASADRADAERVAAEEAEADAERELVAARTAARQARAELDSLTDSVHRGEVLGAEKRLRVAQLETKALEEMGVEPDSLVADYGPGQPVPAPASEGSDDRGSTAEHGADASRPFVRAEQEERLRAAERAYQRLGKVNPLALEEFAALEERHRFLGEQLDDLKKTRADLLRVVREVDERVERVFAEAFADTAREFEGVFGRLFPGGEGRLVLTDPDDLLHTGVDVEARPPGKKVRRLSLLSGGERSLTAVALLVSIFKARPSPFYVMDEVEAALDDTNLRRLIRIMRELREVSQLIVITHQKRTMEVADALYGVSMRGDGVSKVIGQRLR